The following are encoded together in the Salvia hispanica cultivar TCC Black 2014 chromosome 6, UniMelb_Shisp_WGS_1.0, whole genome shotgun sequence genome:
- the LOC125194506 gene encoding activating signal cointegrator 1 — protein sequence MASRRMESSNYRNPCITMHQPWASLLVYGIKRIEGRSWPSPIRGRLWIHAAGKVPEPDTVKAMEEFYREIYKLNGVTDIKFPEHYPVSRLLGCVDVVGCLTCEELVNWEAIPASVRVEGQTAFCWLCEKPQRLIVPFEMRGFQGVYNLEKKIYEAAVRGLSSVKAPQPVTFPLPDPRDRFSLKPGSLASFPSCTSASAEEKPPSLVAAIAGARAAATQFSKNNIAGAPKIVSIEGNGKPISSRTRDKSKEWVPVQRAGGDTPDSSSSKIGL from the exons ATGGCGAGCAGAAGAATGGAGTCGTCGAATTACAGAAACCCATGTATAACAATGCACCAACCGTGGGCGTCTCTGCTTGTGTATGGCATCAAACGGATTGAAGGCAGATCTTGGCCCTCTCCAATTCGAG GACGGCTGTGGATTCATGCAGCGGGTAAGGTTCCCGAACCAGACACAGTCAAAGCTATGGAAGAGTTTTACAGGGAGATCTACAAACTGAATGGAGTAACAGATATCAAATTCCCTGAGCATTACCCGGTTTCCAGACTTCTCG GCTGTGTTGACGTGGTAGGTTGCCTTACTTGTGAAGAGCTAGTAAATTGGGAAGCTATACCTGCATCG GTCAGAGTAGAAGGACAGACAGCTTTTTGCTGGCTCTGCGAGAAACCTCAG AGATTGATCGTTCCATTTGAAATGCGTGGATTCCAGGGTGTTTATAATCTGGAAAAGAAG ATATATGAAGCCGCTGTAAGAGGTCTCTCTTCCGTCAAAGCACCACAACCAGTTACTTTCCCCCTTCCAGATCCACGAGACCGGTTCTCTCTGAAACCTGGTTCACTTGCTTCTTTTCCGAGTTGCACAAGTGCCTCAGCAGAGGAGAAACCTCCTAGCCTCGTTGCAGCAATTGCTGGCGCTAGAGCAGCTGCAACCCAATTCTCCAAGAACAATATCGCCGGAGCTCCTAAGATAGTCAGTATTGAAGGTAATGGGAAACCAATCTCTTCGAGAACAAGGGATAAATCTAAGGAATGGGTGCCGGTTCAACGAGCTGGTGGTGATACACCCGATAGCTCCTCTAGTAAAATTGGCTTATGA